The proteins below come from a single Jaculus jaculus isolate mJacJac1 chromosome 12, mJacJac1.mat.Y.cur, whole genome shotgun sequence genomic window:
- the Lrat gene encoding lecithin retinol acyltransferase yields MKNPMLEALSLLLEKLLLVSNFGLLSAGAPGADKSRNKLYDINSLLRGDVLEVPRTHLTHYGIYLGDNRVAHLMPDILLALTSDEGRLRKVVSNKRLILGVIGKVASIRVDTVEDFAYGADVLVNHLDESLQRKALRNEEVARRAEARLGLTSYSLLWNNCEHFVTHCRYGAALSPQADKFCEIVKIIVRDQRSVLASAVLGLASIICMGLASYVTLPAIFIPFCLWIMAG; encoded by the exons ATGAAGAACCcgatgctggaggccctgtcccTCCTGCTGGAGAAACTGCTGCTTGTCTCCAACTTCGGGCTCCTCAGCGCGGGCGCCCCAGGAGCAGACAAGAGCAGGAACAAGCTCTATGACATCAACTCTCTCCTCCGCGGCGACGTGCTGGAGGTGCCCAGGACCCACCTGACCCACTACGGCATCTACCTGGGGGACAACCGCGTCGCCCACCTGATGCCAGACATCCTGCTGGCACTGACCAGCGACGAGGGGCGCCTTCGGAAAGTGGTCTCCAACAAACGCCTCATCCTGGGGGTCATCGGCAAGGTGGCCAGCATCCGCGTGGACACGGTGGAGGACTTCGCCTACGGAGCCGACGTCCTGGTCAATCACCTGGACGAGTCTCTGCAGAGGAAGGCGCTGCGCAATGAGGAGGTGGCGCGCAGGGCCGAGGCGCGCCTGGGCCTGACCTCGTACAGCCTGCTATGGAACAATTGCGAGCACTTCGTGACCCACTGCCGATACGGCGCCGCGCTCAGCCCCCAGGCCGACAAG TTTTGTGAGATTGTGAAGATAATTGTTCGTGATCAGAGGAGTGTCCTCGCTTCAGCGGTCTTGGGCTTAGCGTCCATCATCTGTATGGGCTTGGCATCCTATGTGACTCTTCCTGCCATTTTTATCCCATTCTGCCTGTGGATCATGGCTGGCTAG